One candidate division KSB1 bacterium DNA segment encodes these proteins:
- the kdsA gene encoding 3-deoxy-8-phosphooctulonate synthase: MGQFFVSAPTEYPLAIIAGPCVIESEALCLEIAEALYGIARRTGVLPIFKASFDKANRTSVESFRGPGMQEGLRVLATIRERVGLPVLTDLHEPAQAAPVAEVVDILQIPAFLCRQTDLLVAAGRTGKPVNVKKGQFVAPSDMRHAVQKVESTGNRRLLLTERGASFGYHDLVVDMRSLVRLAEFGYPVVFDATHSVQSMGGAGGVSGGAPQFIEPLARAAVATGAVSVVFVETHPRPSEALSDRASMLPLERLEPLVVSLLRIVDALGVNARSFELTGAV, translated from the coding sequence ATCGGTCAGTTCTTCGTGAGTGCCCCCACCGAGTATCCGCTGGCGATCATCGCCGGTCCTTGCGTAATCGAATCGGAAGCCCTCTGTCTCGAAATCGCGGAGGCGCTCTATGGGATTGCGCGGCGCACCGGCGTGTTGCCGATTTTCAAGGCGAGTTTCGACAAGGCAAACCGCACGTCCGTTGAGAGCTTTCGCGGGCCGGGGATGCAAGAAGGCTTGCGGGTGCTGGCCACGATCCGCGAGCGCGTCGGGCTTCCGGTGTTGACCGATTTGCACGAACCGGCTCAGGCGGCTCCCGTCGCGGAAGTCGTGGACATCCTGCAAATTCCCGCGTTTCTCTGCCGTCAGACGGACCTGCTGGTGGCAGCGGGGCGTACGGGCAAGCCCGTCAATGTGAAGAAGGGGCAGTTTGTGGCTCCGTCGGACATGCGTCACGCGGTGCAGAAAGTGGAATCGACAGGGAACCGACGCTTGCTGCTCACCGAGCGCGGTGCTTCGTTTGGGTATCACGATCTGGTTGTGGACATGCGATCTTTGGTGCGCCTGGCCGAATTCGGTTACCCGGTAGTGTTTGATGCGACGCACAGCGTGCAGAGCATGGGCGGTGCGGGCGGAGTCAGCGGTGGCGCGCCGCAATTCATCGAGCCGTTGGCTCGGGCTGCTGTCGCGACCGGCGCCGTGTCGGTGGTGTTTGTCGAGACGCACCCGCGGCCGTCCGAAGCGCTCAGCGACCGGGCCAGCATGCTGCCGCTGGAACGACTGGAGCCGCTGGTGGTGAGCTTGTTGCGAATTGTGGACGCGCTCGGGGTGAATGCCCGCTCGTTCGAACTGACGGGAGCCGTTTGA
- a CDS encoding RidA family protein, which yields MSRERISTSAAPAAIGPYSQAIRFQGTLVFTAGQIPLDPATGNVVSGGIREQTEQVLHYLDAILQAAGSSLASVVKTTVFLKDFNDFAAMNEVYGRYFPGDPPARSTVEVSRLPKDVLVEIECLAVVS from the coding sequence ATGAGTCGCGAACGAATTTCCACGTCGGCGGCGCCCGCGGCGATCGGCCCCTACAGTCAGGCGATTCGCTTTCAGGGTACGCTGGTGTTCACCGCGGGCCAGATTCCGCTCGACCCGGCGACGGGCAACGTCGTGAGCGGCGGCATTCGCGAGCAGACCGAGCAGGTCTTGCACTATCTCGACGCGATTCTGCAAGCCGCCGGTTCGTCGCTGGCGAGCGTCGTGAAAACGACGGTGTTTCTCAAGGACTTCAACGATTTTGCCGCGATGAATGAGGTCTATGGTCGTTATTTTCCCGGCGATCCGCCGGCCCGCAGCACGGTTGAGGTCTCGCGGTTGCCCAAGGATGTGCTGGTCGAAATCGAATGTCTCGCGGTCGTTTCGTAG
- the rpmE gene encoding 50S ribosomal protein L31, with protein sequence MKEKFHPGYHLVTVECACGSSFQTRSTQKTDKVKVEICSACHPFFTGQQKLVDTAGRVDKFLKKYKKASA encoded by the coding sequence ATGAAAGAGAAGTTCCATCCCGGCTACCATCTTGTGACTGTCGAGTGCGCGTGCGGGAGCAGTTTCCAGACTCGCTCGACGCAGAAAACAGACAAGGTAAAGGTAGAAATTTGTTCAGCTTGCCATCCGTTCTTTACTGGTCAGCAGAAGCTGGTCGATACGGCGGGTCGCGTGGACAAGTTCCTGAAGAAGTACAAGAAGGCGTCAGCCTGA
- a CDS encoding APC family permease — MNDHHSPPPIDETPASLFKRIRRRLIGGRRNPFDPKVFHSISLIAFFAWVGMGADGISSANYGPEETYHALHGYTFLAPILAAAIGFVVLIISASYVQIIEQFPSGGGGYVVASKLLHPRAGVVSGAALVIDYALTIAVSVVSGVDAIFSLLPSHYAAFRLLTALAAVVLLTYMNLRGVRESVVVLTPIFILFILTHFGLVFYGFVSHLGALPERAAQATLDAHGAAQSVGVFGLILVFLQAFSKGAGTFTGIEAVSNGLLALREPRVHTGKKTMAYMAITLAVLASMILINYFLFNVHGQTGKTLNAVLFQEMMQNWKGSAAVAGHALMWFTLVSAALLLFVAAQTGFIDGPRVLANMALDSWLPHRLSHLSERLVTHNGIVIMGVAATGLLLWAGGNITILVALYAINVFITFTLSQLGMSRLWIQKRREDRRWFVHLLINGFGFVVCATLLVIMIAFKFTSGGWLTLLVTVGLIGLCLYIKNHYEAVKQRVAKIDEILSTLSFGDEPVAKQTLDPHEPTAVILVEKYNGVGIHVLLNVQRLFGPRFKQYVFVSVGAIDAGHFKGVDELAELNAAIKRETDRYVTLARSYGLKADSRVSCEIDYIAEIERVCLEVYEEYPNSVFFAARLLFWKDSVWSRILHNETPLTIQRRLMFHGLQFVVLPVRLQ, encoded by the coding sequence ATGAACGATCATCATTCCCCGCCTCCGATTGACGAAACGCCGGCTTCTCTGTTCAAGAGAATCCGGCGCCGACTCATCGGCGGGCGGCGCAATCCGTTCGATCCGAAGGTTTTTCATTCGATTTCGCTGATCGCGTTTTTTGCGTGGGTCGGAATGGGAGCTGATGGAATTTCGTCGGCCAATTACGGCCCCGAAGAGACGTACCACGCATTGCACGGTTATACGTTCCTTGCGCCGATCCTCGCGGCCGCCATCGGGTTTGTCGTTCTGATCATCTCGGCGAGCTACGTTCAGATCATTGAACAATTCCCGTCCGGAGGCGGCGGCTATGTGGTTGCGTCTAAGCTCCTGCACCCGCGAGCCGGTGTCGTGTCGGGAGCGGCGCTGGTCATCGACTACGCACTGACAATCGCCGTCTCCGTTGTTTCGGGTGTGGACGCAATCTTCAGTTTGCTGCCATCGCACTACGCAGCGTTCCGCTTGTTGACAGCGCTGGCGGCGGTCGTATTGCTCACATACATGAATCTGCGCGGCGTGCGCGAGTCGGTGGTGGTGCTAACGCCGATCTTCATCCTCTTTATCCTCACGCACTTTGGGTTGGTGTTTTACGGTTTCGTCAGCCATCTGGGCGCGCTGCCCGAACGCGCCGCTCAAGCAACTCTTGACGCGCACGGGGCGGCTCAATCTGTCGGCGTGTTCGGCTTAATCCTGGTCTTCCTGCAAGCGTTCAGCAAGGGCGCCGGTACTTTTACGGGGATCGAGGCCGTATCGAATGGTCTGCTCGCATTGCGCGAGCCACGTGTGCACACCGGCAAGAAGACAATGGCATACATGGCGATCACCCTTGCCGTGCTGGCTTCCATGATCCTCATCAACTACTTTCTGTTCAACGTTCACGGTCAGACGGGTAAGACACTGAATGCCGTCTTGTTCCAAGAGATGATGCAGAACTGGAAGGGATCCGCTGCCGTAGCCGGGCATGCACTGATGTGGTTTACGCTTGTGTCCGCCGCGCTCTTGCTGTTTGTTGCCGCACAAACGGGCTTTATTGACGGGCCACGTGTACTCGCGAACATGGCGCTGGATTCTTGGCTACCGCATCGCCTCAGCCACCTTTCCGAGCGGTTGGTCACGCACAACGGCATCGTGATCATGGGCGTTGCCGCGACCGGGCTGCTGCTCTGGGCGGGCGGGAATATCACGATTCTGGTCGCGCTCTACGCCATCAACGTTTTCATCACGTTCACGTTGTCGCAACTTGGCATGTCGCGACTGTGGATACAGAAACGAAGAGAGGACCGACGCTGGTTCGTTCACTTGCTCATAAACGGCTTCGGGTTCGTTGTCTGCGCCACGCTACTCGTGATCATGATCGCATTCAAGTTTACGAGCGGGGGTTGGCTTACGTTGTTGGTCACGGTCGGTTTGATCGGGTTGTGTCTCTACATCAAGAATCACTACGAGGCCGTCAAGCAGCGCGTCGCCAAGATCGACGAGATCCTGTCCACGCTCTCGTTCGGCGATGAGCCGGTGGCGAAGCAGACGCTCGACCCGCATGAGCCGACGGCCGTGATTCTGGTCGAGAAATACAACGGCGTCGGCATCCACGTGCTCTTGAACGTGCAGCGGCTGTTCGGGCCGCGCTTCAAGCAATATGTGTTCGTTTCCGTGGGCGCGATCGACGCCGGACACTTCAAAGGCGTCGATGAACTTGCGGAGTTGAACGCCGCCATCAAACGTGAAACGGACCGCTATGTCACGCTGGCACGGTCCTACGGACTCAAGGCCGACTCCCGCGTCTCGTGCGAAATCGACTACATCGCCGAAATCGAGCGGGTCTGCCTCGAGGTCTATGAAGAGTACCCGAATTCGGTGTTCTTCGCGGCCCGCCTGCTGTTCTGGAAAGACAGCGTCTGGTCGCGGATTCTGCACAATGAAACTCCGCTGACGATTCAGCGCAGACTGATGTTCCACGGCCTGCAGTTCGTCGTGCTGCCGGTTCGCCTGCAATAA
- a CDS encoding site-specific DNA-methyltransferase — MSLPDRFRNQFICGDCFELLHEVPDECIDLVLTDPPYGIDYQSNRRVAREKLPKFQNDGDLRWVDGWVEQMHRVLKPDTHFYCFTRFDMYPTFYRSISRLFKVKNCLIWAKNNHGSGDLNGSFAPQHEMIIFAAKGTRHLNGPREGDLLDCENVPSAHRLHATQKPVKLLRQLIEKSSDPHGIVLDPFAGTGSTGFACLDTKRDSGDHQPRNFLLFELSEEWVRRGRLGGLATQAELLEIALSPPPDPLPRRQRTTARTGRYRAKKDQTEWLPL; from the coding sequence ATGAGCCTACCGGATCGCTTTCGCAATCAGTTCATCTGCGGTGACTGCTTCGAGTTGCTGCATGAGGTGCCGGACGAGTGCATCGATCTCGTCTTGACCGATCCGCCGTACGGTATCGACTATCAATCGAATCGACGTGTTGCGCGCGAGAAGTTGCCGAAGTTTCAGAACGACGGCGACCTGCGCTGGGTGGACGGCTGGGTGGAGCAGATGCATCGCGTGCTGAAGCCGGACACGCATTTCTATTGCTTCACGCGCTTCGACATGTACCCGACGTTTTATCGGTCGATCTCGCGGCTGTTCAAGGTCAAGAATTGCCTGATCTGGGCGAAGAACAACCACGGCAGCGGCGATTTGAATGGTTCGTTCGCCCCGCAGCACGAGATGATCATCTTCGCGGCGAAGGGTACGCGTCACCTCAACGGCCCGCGCGAGGGCGACTTACTCGACTGCGAAAACGTGCCCTCTGCGCACCGCCTGCACGCCACTCAAAAGCCGGTCAAACTGCTGCGTCAGCTGATTGAAAAGAGTTCGGATCCGCACGGCATCGTGCTGGATCCGTTCGCGGGAACGGGCAGCACCGGATTTGCCTGCCTCGACACCAAGCGAGATTCGGGTGATCATCAGCCGCGGAATTTCCTGCTGTTTGAGTTAAGCGAGGAGTGGGTACGTCGTGGGCGTCTAGGCGGACTGGCGACTCAGGCGGAGCTGCTGGAGATCGCGCTCAGTCCGCCGCCCGATCCGCTTCCCCGTCGCCAGCGCACGACCGCGCGTACCGGACGCTATCGGGCGAAAAAAGATCAGACGGAATGGCTGCCGCTATAG
- the folB gene encoding dihydroneopterin aldolase produces MSTADKIRLNGMLFYAFHGALDEERTIGQQFEVDVEVHGDFSRHEGSDDLHWTVDYTLLYRAVAEMFSQENFHLLETCAGVIANGLLKKFPPVFLATVRVRKPHVPMGGILRNVEVEVSRRRHDS; encoded by the coding sequence ATGAGTACCGCGGACAAGATTCGATTGAACGGCATGCTCTTCTACGCCTTTCACGGCGCGCTCGACGAGGAGCGCACGATTGGTCAGCAATTTGAAGTGGACGTCGAGGTCCATGGCGATTTCTCGCGGCATGAAGGCAGCGACGATTTGCATTGGACCGTTGATTACACGCTGCTCTACCGGGCCGTCGCGGAGATGTTCTCGCAGGAGAACTTCCATCTGCTCGAGACCTGTGCCGGTGTGATCGCGAACGGCCTGTTGAAGAAGTTTCCGCCCGTATTTCTGGCCACGGTTCGTGTCCGCAAGCCTCACGTTCCGATGGGGGGCATCTTGCGGAACGTGGAAGTCGAAGTTTCCAGACGACGCCATGACAGTTGA
- a CDS encoding alcohol dehydrogenase catalytic domain-containing protein, translating into MQAIQKQTTAVGLTYLTDAPTPQIVHSDEVLIRVRAAGICGTDVDIYRADPPLMNRMRDKLPVVLGHEFCGIVEAIGKGVTGLSVGDFVSAEMHLICGVCHNCRTGNGQWCLNTVIRGIDAAGAFADHIVLPARTVIPLPGDLPVEIAAYLDAIGNAVHTVRSVDVVGKDIVILGAGPMGIMATALCRLMGARRVYVSDIHDSMLKMAKDEGADAVFNVRDEAQQRELVKAAKSDPRKLGVDVVLELSGHGPAYRDAFATIRMGGELALLGLPRGDIAVNFSQDVVFKGLTIKAIIGRKIFSTWIDMLALLEGKFRDTCHRIVTHRFPMAEFEKGFNTKLHGEGLKVILLPNAGN; encoded by the coding sequence ATGCAAGCCATTCAGAAACAAACTACTGCCGTCGGTCTCACCTACCTCACCGACGCCCCAACTCCTCAGATCGTTCACTCCGACGAAGTCCTCATCCGGGTCCGCGCCGCCGGAATCTGCGGCACCGACGTTGACATCTACCGTGCCGACCCTCCGCTCATGAATCGCATGCGCGACAAGCTGCCGGTCGTGCTGGGTCACGAATTCTGCGGAATCGTGGAAGCCATTGGCAAGGGGGTGACCGGCCTGTCCGTGGGCGACTTCGTTTCCGCCGAGATGCACCTCATCTGCGGTGTCTGTCACAACTGCCGAACGGGAAACGGCCAGTGGTGTCTAAACACGGTCATTCGCGGCATTGATGCGGCGGGCGCGTTTGCCGACCACATCGTGCTTCCCGCACGAACGGTCATTCCGCTGCCGGGCGATTTGCCCGTGGAAATCGCCGCTTATCTGGATGCAATCGGTAACGCGGTGCACACCGTGCGTTCGGTGGACGTCGTCGGCAAGGATATTGTGATTCTCGGCGCGGGTCCGATGGGCATCATGGCCACCGCACTCTGCCGGCTGATGGGCGCGCGGCGTGTTTATGTCAGCGACATTCACGACTCCATGCTCAAGATGGCCAAGGACGAAGGCGCCGACGCGGTCTTCAACGTCCGCGACGAAGCTCAACAGCGGGAACTCGTCAAGGCCGCCAAGTCGGATCCGCGCAAATTGGGTGTGGACGTCGTGCTGGAACTGTCCGGCCACGGACCGGCCTATCGCGATGCCTTCGCTACCATCCGCATGGGCGGCGAGCTGGCGCTGCTGGGGCTGCCGCGCGGCGACATCGCCGTCAATTTCTCGCAGGATGTCGTGTTCAAAGGCCTCACGATCAAAGCGATCATCGGTCGCAAGATCTTCTCCACATGGATCGATATGCTGGCACTCCTCGAAGGCAAGTTCCGCGACACGTGTCACCGCATCGTCACGCATCGCTTTCCGATGGCCGAGTTCGAGAAGGGTTTCAACACGAAACTGCACGGCGAGGGACTCAAAGTCATCCTGTTGCCGAACGCCGGAAACTAA
- a CDS encoding glycine C-acetyltransferase: MYGDFRKFLTDELTAIRESGLYKHERVIQSPQGAAIRVRQGVVLNFCANNYLGLGDHPELVSAAKQALDAWGYGMSSVRFICGTQEVHKTLEQKLAQFVGTDDAILYSSCFDANGGVFETLMKEEDVIITDELNHASIIDGIRLSKAKRLIYKHLDLCDLAAKLGAAQTARFRLVVTDGVFSMDGDIAPLRAICELCEQHDALLMVDDSHATGFVGKTGRGTPEYCGVEGRVDILSSTLGKALGGASGGFIAARQEIVDLLRQRSRPYLFSNTLPPPITAAAIRCVEMISATTRLRDKLEENTLHFRRELTKAGFQIRPGVHPIVPIMLFEASVAQTMAARLLDEGIYVIGFFFPVVPKGQARIRVQISAAHETEHVERAIAAFTKIGKEMGIIK, translated from the coding sequence ATGTACGGAGACTTCCGGAAATTCCTGACGGACGAACTGACCGCGATTCGCGAGAGCGGCTTGTACAAACACGAGCGTGTGATTCAGTCGCCGCAAGGCGCGGCGATCCGCGTGCGACAGGGCGTGGTGCTGAATTTCTGCGCCAATAACTACCTGGGGCTGGGTGACCATCCCGAGCTGGTCAGCGCGGCCAAACAGGCCCTGGACGCCTGGGGCTACGGCATGAGCAGCGTGCGGTTCATCTGCGGGACGCAGGAAGTTCACAAGACGCTGGAACAAAAGCTCGCGCAATTCGTGGGCACGGATGACGCCATTCTCTACAGCTCGTGCTTCGACGCCAACGGCGGTGTGTTCGAGACGCTGATGAAGGAAGAGGACGTGATCATCACCGATGAGTTGAACCACGCGTCCATCATTGACGGAATCCGGTTGTCCAAGGCGAAGCGGCTGATCTACAAGCATCTCGATCTGTGCGACCTGGCGGCGAAGCTCGGCGCCGCTCAGACGGCGCGGTTTCGGCTGGTCGTGACCGACGGCGTGTTCTCGATGGACGGCGATATTGCTCCGCTGCGAGCGATTTGCGAGCTGTGCGAGCAGCATGATGCGCTGCTGATGGTGGATGACTCCCACGCGACGGGCTTCGTCGGCAAGACCGGTCGCGGGACACCGGAGTATTGCGGCGTGGAGGGACGCGTCGATATTCTGTCTTCCACGCTGGGCAAGGCGCTCGGCGGCGCGTCCGGCGGATTCATCGCGGCGCGACAGGAAATCGTTGATCTGCTCCGGCAACGCTCGCGACCCTACTTGTTCTCGAATACACTGCCGCCGCCGATCACGGCGGCCGCGATCCGGTGCGTGGAGATGATCAGCGCTACGACGCGGCTGCGTGACAAGCTCGAGGAGAATACCCTGCACTTTCGCCGCGAATTGACGAAGGCGGGGTTCCAGATCCGGCCCGGTGTGCATCCGATTGTGCCGATCATGTTGTTCGAGGCCAGTGTGGCGCAGACCATGGCGGCGCGGTTGCTCGACGAGGGTATTTATGTGATCGGCTTCTTCTTCCCGGTCGTGCCGAAAGGCCAGGCCCGCATCCGCGTACAAATTTCCGCGGCGCACGAGACCGAGCACGTCGAGCGCGCCATCGCGGCCTTCACCAAGATCGGCAAAGAGATGGGAATCATCAAATAG
- the folK gene encoding 2-amino-4-hydroxy-6-hydroxymethyldihydropteridine diphosphokinase, which translates to MTVEHAYIGYGANLGDRVGTLQRASAELRQGGVEILRVSSLYATEPWGGARGGAYINAVLEVRRGESPEALLKLMLQVETMLGRKRSIGGAARTCDLDLLLWGDVTMYTDDLIVPHPRLTQRRFVLDPLCELLPDAVHPKFGCAIWELREACQDTSKVELFRE; encoded by the coding sequence ATGACAGTTGAGCATGCCTACATCGGCTATGGCGCGAATCTCGGCGATCGCGTCGGAACCCTGCAGCGCGCCAGCGCCGAGTTGCGCCAGGGCGGCGTCGAGATCTTGCGGGTGTCAAGTCTGTACGCGACGGAGCCGTGGGGCGGCGCCCGGGGCGGCGCCTACATCAACGCGGTGCTGGAAGTTCGTCGCGGCGAATCGCCGGAGGCGCTGCTGAAGCTCATGCTGCAGGTCGAGACGATGTTAGGACGCAAGCGATCGATCGGCGGCGCAGCGCGCACCTGTGATCTCGACCTGTTGCTCTGGGGCGACGTAACCATGTACACGGACGATCTAATCGTCCCGCATCCGCGCCTGACGCAGCGCCGCTTCGTACTCGATCCGCTCTGCGAGCTGCTGCCGGATGCCGTGCATCCCAAGTTCGGTTGCGCGATCTGGGAGTTGCGCGAAGCATGTCAGGACACGAGCAAGGTCGAGCTGTTTCGGGAGTAG
- a CDS encoding proline dehydrogenase family protein has protein sequence MSIFDKLVVATLPLVPKIIVGKVASQYIAGETLTDAVRTVQALNRKRLLATVDVLGEFVHERAVAERDAEEYIDLLSAIHREQLDANVSVKLTAVGASIDPQFMRANLRRVVEAASQLGTFLRIDMEDSPYTTGTLAAYDELRREFKVGVVIQAYLRRSLDDINRLLDGGPANFRLCKGIYVEPEAIAYQGKQEIRDNYVALLDRMFERGAYVGIATHDDWLIAASERLIRQHKLTPNRYEFQMLLGVLPRMRDELQARGHRVRIYVPYGKSWYGYSTRRLKENPRLAGQVLRGIFKK, from the coding sequence ATGTCGATCTTCGATAAATTGGTTGTGGCAACGCTGCCGCTCGTGCCGAAAATCATCGTCGGCAAGGTGGCGTCACAGTATATCGCGGGCGAGACGCTCACGGATGCGGTTCGCACCGTGCAGGCTTTGAACCGCAAGCGATTGCTGGCGACGGTGGATGTGCTCGGCGAATTCGTGCATGAGCGGGCCGTCGCGGAGCGGGACGCGGAGGAGTACATTGACCTGTTGAGCGCGATCCATCGGGAGCAGCTGGACGCGAACGTCTCGGTCAAATTGACGGCGGTCGGCGCGTCGATCGATCCGCAATTCATGCGCGCGAATCTGCGTCGCGTGGTCGAAGCGGCGTCGCAGCTGGGCACGTTTCTGCGCATCGACATGGAGGATTCACCGTACACGACGGGCACCCTGGCCGCGTACGATGAACTTCGTCGCGAGTTCAAGGTCGGCGTCGTGATTCAGGCCTACCTCCGCCGGTCGCTCGACGATATCAATCGCTTGCTCGATGGCGGACCGGCGAATTTCCGCCTTTGCAAAGGCATCTATGTCGAGCCGGAGGCGATCGCGTATCAGGGCAAGCAGGAGATTCGCGACAACTACGTGGCGCTGCTCGATCGCATGTTCGAGCGCGGCGCGTACGTCGGGATCGCCACGCATGATGACTGGCTGATTGCCGCGAGCGAGCGACTGATCAGGCAGCACAAGTTGACTCCGAATCGCTACGAATTCCAGATGCTGCTCGGTGTGCTGCCGCGCATGCGCGACGAGCTTCAGGCGCGCGGACATCGCGTCCGCATCTATGTTCCCTACGGGAAGTCGTGGTACGGGTATTCGACGCGGCGTTTGAAAGAAAACCCGCGGCTGGCCGGTCAGGTGTTACGCGGCATTTTCAAGAAATAG
- a CDS encoding deoxynucleoside kinase — MSGHEQGRAVSGVAGPVSESTSPRYIAIEGVIGVGKTSLTNLLAQRMNGRLVLENPEDNPFLESFYKDSRHYAFQTQLFFLLSRFRQQQDLPQPDFFHPLVVADYLFAKDRIFAYINLTEAEIALYEKVFSLMDVRVTKPDLVVYLQSSTERLMKNIRQRNRPYEKEISEPYLRTLNEAYNHFFFHYAETPLLIVNSTTLDYVGVPEHLDLLIREMGRDEVGTRYFNPVEL; from the coding sequence ATGTCAGGACACGAGCAAGGTCGAGCTGTTTCGGGAGTAGCAGGCCCAGTGAGCGAATCCACGTCGCCGCGCTATATTGCCATCGAGGGCGTGATCGGAGTCGGCAAGACTTCGCTCACGAACCTGCTCGCGCAGCGCATGAACGGCCGGCTGGTACTGGAGAATCCCGAGGACAATCCGTTTCTCGAGTCGTTCTACAAGGATTCACGGCACTACGCCTTTCAGACCCAGCTGTTCTTCCTCTTGTCGCGATTTCGGCAGCAGCAGGATCTGCCGCAGCCGGACTTTTTTCATCCGCTGGTCGTCGCGGATTATCTGTTCGCCAAGGACCGGATCTTCGCCTACATCAACCTGACCGAAGCCGAGATCGCGCTCTACGAGAAGGTCTTCTCGCTGATGGATGTGCGCGTGACCAAACCGGACCTCGTGGTTTACCTGCAGAGTTCGACCGAACGGCTGATGAAAAACATCCGTCAGCGCAACCGGCCCTACGAGAAGGAAATCTCCGAACCGTACTTGCGCACGCTGAACGAAGCGTACAACCACTTCTTTTTTCACTATGCCGAGACGCCGCTTCTGATCGTAAACTCGACGACACTCGATTATGTCGGCGTTCCCGAGCATCTTGACTTGCTGATCCGCGAAATGGGTCGCGACGAGGTCGGAACGCGCTATTTCAATCCGGTGGAATTGTGA